In Flavobacteriales bacterium, one DNA window encodes the following:
- a CDS encoding 4Fe-4S binding protein, with translation WYCSWVCGCGGLAETLGDPYRQLSDKSVVAWKFERYIVHGVLAFSLIMTGATLYSYFSGAYEVFGVKTQDVQDVYGFFIGSVFAGVIGTGFYPIFGNRVWCRFGCPLAAYLGIVQRFKSRFRITTNGGQCISCGNCSTYCEMGIDVRSYAQKGVNIVRASCVGCGICADVCPRGVLKLENGDEEGRISNGPLVISKTQVKLNANVI, from the coding sequence GTGGTATTGTTCTTGGGTTTGTGGTTGTGGTGGATTGGCAGAAACTTTGGGAGATCCATATCGACAACTATCCGATAAGTCGGTTGTGGCTTGGAAGTTTGAACGCTACATAGTGCATGGTGTTTTGGCCTTCTCTTTAATCATGACTGGAGCAACACTGTATTCGTATTTCTCTGGGGCATATGAAGTATTTGGTGTTAAAACACAAGATGTTCAAGATGTATATGGATTCTTTATTGGTTCTGTTTTCGCCGGTGTTATTGGTACCGGGTTCTATCCAATTTTCGGAAATAGGGTATGGTGCAGATTTGGTTGTCCGCTAGCGGCCTATTTGGGAATAGTACAACGTTTCAAGTCCCGATTTAGAATTACAACCAATGGCGGACAGTGCATTTCTTGCGGGAACTGTTCTACATACTGCGAGATGGGAATCGATGTTAGGTCTTATGCTCAAAAGGGGGTAAACATTGTGAGAGCTTCATGTGTAGGTTGTGGAATTTGTGCTGATGTTTGTCCAAGGGGAGTTCTTAAGTTAGAAAACGGCGATGAAGAAGGGCGTATATCAAATGGTCCGCTTGTAATTTCAAAGACTCAAGTAAAGCTAAATGCAAACGTAATATGA